One segment of Thermosynechococcus sp. HN-54 DNA contains the following:
- the cobS gene encoding adenosylcobinamide-GDP ribazoletransferase — MRPIWMEWLGAIAFYTCLPLPATWPIRLAGVAKWCPWVGLLLATLLWGAQWLLQFLRVPPLVTSVLVVALWLALTGGLHLDGAMDTADGLAVRDQQRRLEVMADSRAGAFGVMAAIVILLLKVTSLSRLEKGSVLVWVLVLGRLAQVWAIARYPYLKPQGTGHIHKASCTFPRDFWPSGLLVLLLTLLLPLPLGQFLFGLLLILLIPAWFQWQLRGHTGDTYGAVVEWTEALMLVSLTLGSAS; from the coding sequence ATGAGGCCCATTTGGATGGAATGGCTGGGGGCGATCGCCTTCTATACCTGCTTGCCCCTTCCCGCCACTTGGCCGATTCGGTTGGCTGGCGTAGCAAAATGGTGTCCTTGGGTGGGGCTACTGTTGGCAACGCTCCTCTGGGGAGCGCAGTGGCTGCTGCAATTCTTGCGGGTTCCCCCCTTGGTTACCAGTGTCTTGGTGGTAGCACTGTGGTTGGCATTGACCGGTGGCTTGCACTTGGATGGTGCCATGGACACGGCCGATGGTTTAGCCGTTAGGGATCAACAACGGCGACTTGAGGTGATGGCGGACAGCCGAGCGGGTGCTTTTGGCGTCATGGCCGCAATTGTGATCCTGCTCTTAAAAGTCACGAGCTTAAGTCGCCTAGAGAAGGGTAGCGTCTTGGTGTGGGTATTGGTGCTGGGGCGCCTTGCTCAGGTGTGGGCGATCGCCCGCTACCCCTATTTGAAACCCCAAGGTACGGGTCACATCCATAAAGCCAGTTGCACCTTTCCCCGTGACTTCTGGCCGAGTGGTCTGCTTGTGCTGTTGCTCACCCTCCTTCTCCCGCTGCCCTTGGGACAATTCCTCTTTGGCTTGCTTTTAATCCTCTTGATCCCGGCATGGTTTCAGTGGCAGTTGCGGGGGCACACGGGAGATACCTACGGTGCAGTGGTTGAGTGGACAGAAGCCTTGATGCTCGTCTCCTTGACGCTGGGATCAGCGAGTTGA
- a CDS encoding ComF family protein: MWRSLTSLWVQQPCSCCGRASPQTICRDCERRLKAWEVRQRQRYWRGSLPLFPWGYYQQDLKRAIATMKYNNHPELGALFGQWLALSWFEAKVAQRLPLQVVPIPLHRDKLKSRGFNQAALIAEGFCRALELPLAPAGLIRQRATQSMFQLSLTERQANLENAFRLGQGLQQQRWLLLCDDIYTTGTTARTAAALLRDAGYKVLGIITVAVGLPDQLADPSVKETSIKASVHSTTAP, encoded by the coding sequence GTGTGGCGATCGCTCACCTCCTTGTGGGTGCAGCAGCCCTGTTCCTGTTGTGGTCGGGCAAGTCCCCAAACGATCTGTAGGGATTGTGAACGGCGCCTCAAGGCATGGGAAGTGCGCCAACGCCAACGCTACTGGCGGGGCAGTCTCCCCCTTTTTCCTTGGGGATACTATCAGCAAGACCTCAAGCGGGCGATCGCCACCATGAAATACAACAACCACCCCGAACTGGGTGCCCTCTTTGGCCAATGGTTAGCCCTGAGTTGGTTTGAGGCCAAGGTGGCGCAGCGTCTCCCCTTGCAGGTGGTGCCCATTCCTCTCCATCGCGACAAATTAAAGAGCCGCGGTTTTAACCAAGCGGCGCTCATTGCTGAGGGTTTTTGCCGTGCCCTTGAGCTGCCCCTTGCGCCAGCCGGCTTAATCCGCCAACGAGCAACCCAGTCGATGTTTCAGCTGTCACTCACAGAACGCCAAGCCAATCTTGAAAATGCCTTTCGCCTCGGGCAGGGTCTGCAACAACAGCGCTGGCTGCTGCTGTGCGATGACATTTACACCACGGGGACAACCGCGCGAACCGCCGCCGCCCTATTACGGGATGCCGGGTACAAGGTTTTAGGGATCATCACAGTGGCAGTAGGGCTACCCGATCAACTCGCTGATCCCAGCGTCAAGGAGACGAGCATCAAGGCTTCTGTCCACTCAACCACTGCACCGTAG
- a CDS encoding Mo-dependent nitrogenase C-terminal domain-containing protein, whose protein sequence is MTIFTFGQRLLRTLLWPLRQWLEHLEVHDRQLAHRLCRLIPAQCPFERDIVVAKWHIHIPPLCHLNPLYEELMVLRYRALCYLADECHEDISAYC, encoded by the coding sequence ATGACAATTTTCACGTTCGGGCAGCGCTTGCTCCGCACGCTCCTGTGGCCGTTACGGCAGTGGTTAGAGCATCTAGAGGTACACGATCGCCAGCTTGCCCATCGTCTATGCCGCTTGATCCCCGCCCAGTGTCCCTTTGAACGCGATATTGTGGTTGCAAAATGGCACATTCACATTCCGCCCCTGTGCCACCTGAATCCCCTCTATGAGGAATTGATGGTGTTGCGCTACCGTGCCCTTTGCTACTTGGCGGATGAGTGCCATGAAGATATTAGTGCCTACTGTTAG
- a CDS encoding universal stress protein, with amino-acid sequence MFKNVLIPTDLHDGLPKLTHYLKALKTAGARKLIFFHARPIDEDGDKPRLREEKLQQARELLKLDPAKVPAELKAEVIIENRRPADAILDTVEKHQIDLVLASRPIRNLLDEKLFGSTTIEVLQRIKVPVMIMRPQLLWVMTSAELNLRCQNLFRHLLVPYDHSPSAQHLVQKLREGVKKPDQTSIASLTFCWIISDAGKGELGVGEQRPKAEKILAELKQEFTGYGLNVETEIRFGSPVVEAQLAAHDRDIYGIVVSSGSVGKIWELSIPSFAGEIIRRCVFPVIYFPPAGR; translated from the coding sequence ATGTTTAAGAACGTATTGATTCCAACGGATCTCCATGATGGTCTCCCCAAACTTACCCACTACCTTAAGGCACTGAAAACCGCAGGTGCTCGCAAACTGATCTTCTTCCATGCCCGCCCCATTGATGAGGATGGGGACAAACCCCGCCTACGGGAAGAAAAGCTGCAACAGGCGCGTGAACTACTCAAACTTGATCCCGCTAAAGTGCCAGCGGAGCTGAAAGCAGAGGTGATCATCGAAAATCGCCGCCCCGCCGATGCCATTCTGGACACCGTCGAAAAGCATCAAATTGATTTGGTACTGGCGAGCCGTCCGATTCGCAATCTCTTGGACGAGAAGCTCTTCGGCAGTACAACGATTGAGGTGCTGCAACGCATTAAAGTGCCCGTCATGATTATGCGCCCACAACTGTTGTGGGTCATGACAAGTGCAGAACTCAATCTCCGCTGCCAAAATCTCTTTCGCCATCTGCTCGTGCCCTACGACCACAGCCCCTCCGCCCAACACCTTGTCCAAAAACTGCGGGAAGGCGTGAAAAAGCCCGATCAAACGAGCATTGCGTCACTCACGTTTTGCTGGATTATCAGCGATGCGGGCAAAGGGGAACTGGGAGTTGGCGAACAACGTCCAAAGGCTGAAAAAATTCTTGCCGAGCTAAAGCAAGAATTCACGGGCTATGGTCTCAACGTTGAAACCGAGATTCGCTTTGGTAGCCCTGTCGTTGAAGCCCAACTCGCTGCCCACGATCGCGACATCTATGGGATTGTAGTTTCCTCTGGTTCTGTCGGTAAAATTTGGGAGCTATCAATCCCCAGCTTTGCTGGAGAGATTATTCGCCGTTGCGTCTTTCCCGTCATCTATTTTCCACCCGCTGGTCGCTAA
- a CDS encoding DUF5132 domain-containing protein produces the protein MEFEALLLGLEPLTVLALGVGAVAVAPVVGAVDSMTGHNLAEQARNAAKSGLMWAFEAYEKAQTAVAEASESFQDLVAEARSEMMEQKAAKAAAPEEPREVTIS, from the coding sequence ATGGAGTTTGAAGCCCTGTTACTTGGTTTAGAACCACTCACCGTGCTTGCCCTTGGGGTTGGTGCTGTTGCTGTTGCCCCCGTTGTGGGTGCCGTTGACTCAATGACCGGTCACAACTTGGCAGAGCAAGCTCGCAATGCGGCAAAATCAGGCTTGATGTGGGCGTTTGAAGCCTATGAAAAGGCACAGACGGCTGTCGCCGAAGCCAGTGAGTCTTTCCAAGACTTAGTTGCCGAAGCCCGCTCAGAAATGATGGAGCAAAAAGCAGCGAAGGCCGCCGCGCCTGAGGAACCCCGCGAAGTGACGATTAGCTAA
- a CDS encoding glycogen debranching protein, which yields MVTIWVSEQIDPSGLLYACIACRDEAQARECVQSFEKNLTTEQKAAGWHVRLRTVASWDEVPSTALKLC from the coding sequence ATGGTAACTATTTGGGTGAGCGAGCAAATCGATCCCTCCGGTCTCCTTTATGCTTGCATTGCCTGTCGTGATGAAGCTCAGGCAAGAGAGTGTGTGCAATCCTTTGAAAAAAACTTGACCACAGAACAAAAAGCAGCCGGTTGGCACGTGCGTCTGCGCACCGTTGCCTCTTGGGATGAGGTTCCTAGTACTGCCTTGAAGCTCTGTTAG